One genomic window of Chrysemys picta bellii isolate R12L10 unplaced genomic scaffold, ASM1138683v2 scaf460, whole genome shotgun sequence includes the following:
- the LOC135978814 gene encoding butyrophilin-like protein 9 yields MHGRGRAYVWAEQKRLPKISDERRRGVNTQRVEQHTSRSTAVTAQDDLQSNLEKEREILRSELENERGKSLAELGWSKVRKNAVNVILDPDTAHPSLVVSENGRSVKWRGLQQDVTDNPKRFDSETCVLSLEGFTSGRHYWEKRSQRNGGSSVLWMSVDHAVHSIRKAYPKPKMTGSKARRDCCDQLVWTPGTQARDLPHNNSCSN; encoded by the exons atgcatgggagggggagagcgtaTGTGTGGGCCGAACAGAAACGGCTGCCTAAAATCTCCGATGAGAGGCGCAGGGGTGTGAATACACAGAGAGTGGAGCAACACACGTCTCGAAGCactgcagttactgcacaag acGATCTGCAATCTaatctggagaaagagagag agATTCTGCGCTCTGAGCTGGAGAACGAGAGAG GGAAATCCCTGGCTGAACTTG GCTGGagtaaagtcagaaaaaatgcag tgAACGTGATTCTGGATCCGGACACGGCTCATCCCAGCCTCGTGGTCTCTGAGAATGGgcgatctgtgaaatggaggggCCTGCAGCAGGACGTGACTGACAACCCCAAGAGATTTGATAGTGAaacctgtgtgctgagcttggaagggttcacctcggggagacactACTGGGAG AAACGGAGTCAGAGGAATGGAGGGAGCTCGGTTCTCTGGATGAGTGTTGATCATGCGGTTCACAGCATCAGGAAGGCTTATCCTAAACCCAAAATGACAG gttccaaggccagaagggactgttgtgatcagcttgtctggactcctggaacacaggccagagacctgccccacaataattcctgctcgaactag